A window from Montipora capricornis isolate CH-2021 chromosome 7, ASM3666992v2, whole genome shotgun sequence encodes these proteins:
- the LOC138057270 gene encoding mitochondrial intermembrane space import and assembly protein 40-B-like, with amino-acid sequence MSYCREEGKDKLIFVTEEDHAVPSTVTLAEDEEDEMEGLIKANGEINWDCPCLQGMAYGPCGEQFKSAFSCFHYSEAEPKGSDCIPQFRDMQECFVKYPEIYGKDDDEILEDDEELKDDETQRTKATVEIATNEESLHVSNSSSTEGDSSLGAKSGS; translated from the exons ATGTCATATTGCAGGGAAGAAG GAAAAGACAAACTCATTTTTGTCACTGAAGAAGACCATGCTGTTCCGAGTACAGTCACACTTGCCGAAGATGAGGAAGACGAAATGGAAGGTTTGATCAAAGCCAACGGCGAAATCAACTGGGATTGTCCGTGTTTGCAAGGGATGGCTTATGGACCTTGTGGGGAGCAGTTTAAATCAGCGTTTTCTTGTTTTCACTACAGTGAAGCTGAACCCAAAGGCTCGGACTGCATTCCACAATTTCGTGACATGCAAGAGTGTTTTGTTAAGTACCCTGAAATTTACGGAAAAGATGACGATGAAATACTCGAGGACGATGAAGAATTGAAAGACGATGAAACACAAAGGACAAAAGCCACCGTAGAAATTGCAACGAATGAAGAATCTTTGCACGTCTCGAACAGTTCGTCAACCGAAGGTGACAGCTCTCTAGGCGCAAAATCGGGAAGctga
- the LOC138057273 gene encoding G-patch domain and KOW motifs-containing protein-like, with the protein MADDRKLGVSFSFSKKKSSNRGYNVERNALSADDVNVKYEEKDYIHSAEGKELKSVKPEDKPKEKVIPCLAKNRWILPTEGKFADTLDRQAAEELMKAISEDDKDTNENENENVAIPLLMQNALPDVEGFEKNEKLDIALRPEQSTMDDYQDMPVTSFGAAMLRGMGWKKGEAIGGTNKGLAEPIEYIPRSKGLGLGAERRPPSDGIGPGKKRKPGDQTSDIKSGPIKEKDGRVRHFKGLGEEVQQETSVDYTPGTGVVILKGPHQNMCGKIVAVDVDTSRITIQLHLSKENITLHQFNTRLVDDDEYKTLLRQEKAKENDRRIEKTSKGHKRSRDGENHTSKNHRESSKYPKKDKDHDKDRLHSDTQKRSEKPATCWLYPQTRVRIISKEYKKGKYYNKKVRVVDVVSADSCVCEAEEGRLLEDVPQSALETVVPKALDSHVRIVKGRHRGQLAILLERDTSNYSAVIQLLLDKSVCTVDYDDICEHTGDANDF; encoded by the exons atggcggacgaccgTAAACTTGGCGTATCGTTTtcgttttcaaagaaaaagtcTTCTAATAGGGGCTACAATGTTGAAAGAAACGCGCTCAGCGCTGATGATGTAAATGTCAAATACGAAGAAAAGGATTATATTCATTCTGCGGAGGGGAAGGAATTAAAAAG TGTCAAACCAGAAGACAAACCAAAGGAAAAAGTTATCCCTTGTCTTGCAAAGAATCGCTGGATTCTGCCAACGGAAGGAAAATTTGCTGACACTTTGGACAGACAAGCTGCTGAGGAGCTCATGAAAG CAATCTCTGAAGATGATAAAGATACcaatgagaatgagaatgagaatgttGCCATTCCTCTTTTGATGCAAAATGCTTTACCTGATGTTGAGGGGTTCGAAAAGAATGAGAAACTAGATATTGCTTTGAGGCCAGAACAG AGCACAATGGATGATTACCAAGATATGCCTGTGACATCATTTGGGGCAGCCATGTTGAGAGGAATGGGATGGAAGAAAGGAGAAGCCATAGGAGGCACTAACAAGGG CCTTGCAGAGCCCATTGAATACATTCCACGATCTAAAGGATTGGGGTTAGGAGCAGAGAGAAGACCCCCTAGTGATGGCATTGGTccaggaaagaaaagaaaaccaggAGATCAAACTTCAGATATT AAGTCTGGTCCAATTAAAGAAAAAGATGGTCGTGTGAGACACTTCAAGGGATTAGGAGAAGAAGTTCAACAAGAAACATCAGTAG ACTATACCCCAGGTACAGGAGTTGTTATCTTAAAGGGACCTCACCAGAATATGTGTGGAAAG ATTGTTGCAGTCGATGTAGACACATCCCGAATCACTATTCAATTACATCTCAGTAAAGAG AATATTACATTACACCAATTTAATACAAGACTGGTAGATGATGATGAATACAAAACTCTATTAAGACAAG AGAaggcaaaagaaaatgacagaAGAATAGAGAAAACTAGCAAAGGCCACAAGCGATCCAGAGATGGCGAGAATCATACTAG TAAAAATCACCGTGAATCCAGCAAATATCCCAAAAAGGACAAAGACCACGACAAAGATAGATTGCACAGCGATACGCAAAAACGGAGTGAAAAACCTGCGACGTGTTGGCTGTATCCCCAAACAAGAGTGAGGATTATCAGCAAGGAGTACAAGAAAGgcaaatattacaataaaaag GTTCGTGTGGTCGATGTCGTGAGTGCAGACAGCTGTGTTTGTGAAGCTGAGGAAGGAAGACTTCTTGAAG atgtaccacagtCAGCCTTGGAGACTGTCGTACCTAAGGCGCTGGATTCCCACGTTAGAATAGTTAAAGGTCGACACAGAGGACAG
- the LOC138057649 gene encoding zinc finger protein 862-like, translating into MSKITNFFTPGTSSDAGKRSKVSSNSDNDNKDEDDEPPAKRKSTSSEATEERCASSKKSSVSSEDVYRIINDVFTKDQKKVLHHYHRCRERNCCSISLGADEKQRLSSKKDKFQHECLFEANVYCQKTGFRWLVFVEGEGMYCLICKKYKCTNQQNKSDVFNEKPSVRYKTTAINEHGQSRKHSAAISCEMMNRVSVFQKELDERQAGPGASLSVPSFSLASIYWLAKEGIANKKAAGLLSLLEKLGVNDLKYFDHRSPASVREIFSTLGCAVKENVVTRAKTAGCFGLLVDDVSDISVMEQMITFIQFYDKDSSEVTVEFLSVDNLLEKHDSANAVAMFHTIQSNLQACTLSTDKLIGLATDGASVMVGRKNGLGAKLKDVNPRLISVHCICHKLALACTDAKDDENLKFIKEVETVVTQLWKLFENSPKRLACYLKVQQQLKNLKPSIEKSRKMVAKKLKKACDTRWLSFSSAIQSLYADLVAVLQTLKQLKQDPGQPAAYGLLKKINKVKFIGAVYILKWVLPVLATLSKSFQRGAINYASIKPSIDYSKDKLNDVKNTEEPIKKLKEDLTSGGRLEILELVCTESNFKDLQGLLQKYIKALVKNIDKRFKSSLPVLSAFSAFDPMLIPNRQSPAFHSHGDAEVKVLADHFFDGDGSEADEFKTEWKKLKYDLLSWKEHIPKDTVDGKKGTPTEWSLKRVLAMKSTFGQFYPRSVQVAEAALAIPVSNAWPERGASQLKLIKTRIRSQIKNDLLAFLLHISINGPVPHTEVCDSLVSKAVDMWKAAKKRRKLPHHRPSTQPQANSETEVPTPTTVVQDIGTQTDVTSTTELQNFREEYEEALHVLHLDDMVEEELDSLEAFAKSMETDDSGDSGVDE; encoded by the exons ATgtcaaaaattacaaatttttttACGCCCGGAACGAGCAGTGATGCTGGGAAGCGCTCAAAAGTCAGTTCAAACAGCGACAACGACAACAAAGATGAAGACGATGAACCGCCAGCTAAACGGAAGTCAACTTCTTCTGAAGCAACTGAGGAGAGGTGCGCTTCTTCCAAAAAATCTTCGGTCAGTTCTGAGGATGTGTACCGTATAATCAACGATGTCTTTacaaaagatcaaaagaaagtgTTGCACCACTACCACCGCTGCCGCGAAAGAAATTGTTGTAGTATAAGTCTTGGAGCAGACGAAAAACAAAGGTTGTCAAGCAAGAAAGACAAGTTCCAACACGAGTGCCTGTTCGAAGCAAACGTATATTGTCAAAAGACAGGTTTCAGATGGCTTGTGTTTGTTGAAGGTGAGGGTATGTATTGCTTGATTTGCAAGAAATACAAATGTACGAATCAGCAAAACAAGTCCGACGTTTTCAACGAGAAGCCTTCTGTAAGATACAAAACGACAGCAATCAACGAACATGGACAGTCGCGGAAACATTCGGCGGCAATATCATGCGAGATGATGAACCGAGTTTCTGTTTTCCAAAAGGAACTGGATGAGCGACA ggctggaccaggagcctccctctctgtcccatcattttctcttgcttcaATTTACTGGCTAGCTAAAGAGGGAATCGCAAACAAAAAGGCAGCGGGCTTGTTGAGCCTGCTAGAGAAGTTAGGAGTTAATGATCTGAAGTACTTTGATCATCGATCACCAGCGTCAGTGCGGGAAATTTTTAGTACTCTGGGCTGTGCAGTGAAAGAGAATGTTGTGACAAGAGCAAAGACGGCAGGTTGCTTTGGACTCCTCGTGGATGATGTGTCAGATATATCAGTCATGGAGCAGATGATTACATTTATCCAGTTTTACGATAAAGACAGCAGTGAAGTCACTGTAGAGTTCCTCTCTGTTGACAATCTGTTAGAGAAGCATGACTCTGCAAATGCCGTAGCTATGTTTCACACAATTCAGTCTAATTTGCAAGCATGCACTCTTTCTACTGACAAGCTAATCGGGTTGGCCACAGATGGAGCTTCAGTCATGGTTGGAAGAAAGAATGGCCTTGGTGCTAAACTGAAAGATGTCAATCCCCGTTTGATTTCAGTGCACTGCATATGTCACAAGTTAGCTTTGGCATGCACTGATGCCAAAGATGATGAAAATTTGAAGTTCATCAAAGAAGTTGAAACAGTTGTGACACAACTGTGGAAGCTCTTTGAAAACTCGCCAAAGCGACTTGCTTGTTATCTGAAAGTCCAACAGCAACTGAAAAATCTGAAGCCAAGTATTGAGAAGTCAAGAAAGATGGTGgcaaagaagttaaaaaaggCCTGTGATACTAGATGGCTATCATTCAGTAGCGCAATTCAGTCTTTGTACGCTGATCTTGTTGCTGTACTTCAAACCCTCAAGCAGTTAAAACAGGACCCAGGTCAACCTGCAGCATATGGCTTATTGAAGAAGATCAACAAAGTGAAATTCATTGGTGCAGTATACATTTTGAAGTGGGTTCTTCCTGTATTGGCCACCCTCAGCAAATCTTTCCAGAGAGGCGCTATCAATTATGCGTCAATTAAGCCCTCAATCGACTACAGCAAAGACAAGCTGAATGATGTCAAGAACACAGAAGAACCCATCAAGAAACTTAAGGAAGATCTTACTAGTGGCGGTCGTCTTGAGATCCTGGAGCTTGTTTGTACTGAAAGTAATTTCAAAGATCTACAGGGACTTCTCCAGAAATACATCAAAGCCCTTGTGAAGAACATTGACAAGAGGTTTAAGTCATCTCTGCCAGTGCTCAGTGCTTTTTCAGCATTTGATCCCATGCTGATACCAAACAGGCAAAGTCCTGCATTCCATAGCCACGGAGATGCAGAAGTTAAG GTTCTAGCTGACCATTTCTTTGATGGCGATGGCAGCGAGGCAGACGAATTTAAAACGGAATGGAAGAAGCTGAAGTATGATCTGCTATCATGGAAAGAACACATCCCAAAAGACACAGTGGATGGTAAGAAAGGCACACCCACCGAGTGGTCACTGAAAAGAGTACTGGCCATGAAGTCAACATTTGGACAGTTCTATCCAAGATCTGTTCAGGTAGCAGAAGCAGCACTTGCAATTCCCGTCTCAAATGCCTGGCCAGAAAGAGGTGCTAGTCAGTTGAAATTGATCAAAACTAGGATAAGAAGTCAGATCAAGAACGACTTACTTGCATTTCTCCTTCATATCTCCATCAATGGTCCTGTCCCACATACAGAAGTCTGTGATTCTCTGGTCAGCAAAGCTGTGGACATGTGGAAAGCTGCAAAGAAGAGAAGAAAGCTCCCACATCACAGGCCAAGCACACAGCCACAAGCCAACAGTGAAACTGAAGTTCCCACTCCCACCACGGTCGTACAAGATATCGGGACACAGACAGATGTAACATCAACCACTGAACTGCAGAACTTCCGAGAGGAGTATGAAGAGGCACTTCATGTTCTTCACCTTGACGACATGGTTGAGGAAGAGCTAGACTCGCTGGAAGCTTTTGCTAAAAGCATGGAGACTGATGACAGTGGAGACAGTGGAGTTGATGAATAg